The Anolis carolinensis isolate JA03-04 chromosome 2, rAnoCar3.1.pri, whole genome shotgun sequence genome has a window encoding:
- the carm1 gene encoding histone-arginine methyltransferase CARM1 isoform X1 encodes MASAVSVFPGVRLLTIGDANGEIQRHQEQQALRLEARTAPDAACLALYSQDDVCVFKCSVSKETECSRVGKQSFIITLGCNSVLIQFATPSDFCSFYNILKNCRGHNVEQSVFSERTEESSAVQYFQFYGYLSQQQNMMQDYVRTGTYQRAILQNHSDFKDKIVLDVGCGSGILSFFAAQAGARKIYAVEASTMAQHAEVLVKSNNLTDRIVVIPGKVEEVSLPEQVDIIISEPMGYMLFNERMLESYLHAKKYLKPGGNMFPTIGDVHLAPFTDEQLYMEQFTKANFWYQPSFHGVDLSALRGAAVDEYFRQPVVDTFDIRILMAKSVKYTVNFLDAKEADLHRIEIPFKFHMLHSGLVHGLAFWFDVAFIGSIMTVWLSTAPTEPLTHWYQVRCLFQSPLFAKAGDTLSGTCLLIANKRQSYDISIVAQVDQTGSKSSNLLDLKNPFFRYTGTTPSPPPGSHYTSPSENMWNTGGTYNMSTGMGVAGMPTAYDLSSVIAGGTNVGHNNLIPLAANTGIVNHTHSRMGSIMSTGIVQGSSSGQSGGTSSTHYPVNSQFTMGGPAISMASPMSITTNTMHYGS; translated from the exons aAGATGATGTCTGTGTGTTCAAGTGTTCTGTATCAAAGGAGACAGAATGCAGTCGAGTGGGCAAACAGTCCTTCATTATCACGCTGGGATGTAATAGTGTCCTTATACAGTTTGCTACGCCAAGTG ACTTCTGCTCATTTTATAATATCTTGAAAAACTGCCGGGGCCACAACGTGGAGCAATCAGTGTTCAGTGAGCGCACAGAAGAATCCTCTGCTGTGCAGTATTTCCAG TTTTATGGATACTTGTCCCAGCAACAAAACATGATGCAGGATTATGTCAGAACAGGCACATACCAGAGAGCGATCCTGCAAAACCATAGTGACTTTAAAGATAAG ATTGTATTAGATGTTGGCTGTGGTTCTGGCATCCTGTCATTTTTTGCAGCCCAGGCTGGGGCAAGAAAAATCTATGCAGTAGAAGCCAGCACAATGGCTCAACACGCAGAG GTTTTAGTGAAGAGTAACAACCTCACTGACCGAATTGTGGTCATTCCTGGGAAGGTAGAGGAAGTCTCACTCCCAGAACAGGTGGACATCATTATTTCTGAGCCAATGGGTTACATGCTTTTCAATGAACGTATGCTGGAGAGTTACTTGCACGCCAAGAAGTATTTAAAGCCTGGTG GAAATATGTTTCCAACAATTGGGGATGTCCACCTAGCACCATTCACAGATGAACAGCTCTACATGGAACAGTTCACCAAAGCTAACTTTTG GTATCAGCCGTCCTTCCATGGGGTAGATTTGTCAGCACTTCGAGGAGCAGCAGTAGATGAATATTTCAGGCAGCCTGTTGTG GATACCTTTGATATTAGGATTCTAATGGCCAAATCTGTTAAATACACAGTGAACTTCTTAGACGCCAAAGAAGCGGATTTGCACAG gATAGAAATCCCGTTCAAATTCCACATGCTGCATTCAGGTCTAGTCCATGGATTGGCTTTTTGGTTTGATGTAGCCTTCATTGGTTCAAT AATGACCGTTTGGCTGTCAACCGCTCCCACAGAACCTCTTACCCACTGGTACCAAGTCCGGTGCCTCTTTCAGTCTCCACTTTTTGCTAAGGCTGGTGACACCCTCTCAGGGACATGCCTGCTTATTGCCAACAAGAG GCAAAGTTATGACATCAGTATTGTTGCTCAAGTGGATCAGACGGGCTCCAAATCCAGCAACCTCCTTGACCTGAAAAACCCATTTTTCAG GTACACAGGTACAACTCCATCACCTCCGCCAGGCTCGCACTACACCTCTCCTTCAGAGAATATGTGGAATACAGGTGGCACCTACAACATGAGCACAGGGATGGGCGTTGCTG GGATGCCTACAGCCTATGACCTCAGCAGTGTGATTGCTGGTGGCACCAATGTTGGCCACAACAACCTTATTCCTCTAG CAGCCAACACTGGGATTGTCAATCACACCCATTCCCGGATGGGATCCATCATGAGCACAGGAATTGTCCAAG GCTCATCCAGTGGTCAGAGTGGAGGAACCTCAAGCACTCACTACCCTGTCAACAGTCAGTTCACTATGGGAGGGCCGGCCATTTCCATGGCATCTCCCATGTCCATCACCACCAACACAATGCATTATGGGAGCTAA
- the carm1 gene encoding histone-arginine methyltransferase CARM1 isoform X2, with protein sequence MASAVSVFPGVRLLTIGDANGEIQRHQEQQALRLEARTAPDAACLALYSQDDVCVFKCSVSKETECSRVGKQSFIITLGCNSVLIQFATPSDFCSFYNILKNCRGHNVEQSVFSERTEESSAVQYFQFYGYLSQQQNMMQDYVRTGTYQRAILQNHSDFKDKIVLDVGCGSGILSFFAAQAGARKIYAVEASTMAQHAEVLVKSNNLTDRIVVIPGKVEEVSLPEQVDIIISEPMGYMLFNERMLESYLHAKKYLKPGGNMFPTIGDVHLAPFTDEQLYMEQFTKANFWYQPSFHGVDLSALRGAAVDEYFRQPVVDTFDIRILMAKSVKYTVNFLDAKEADLHRIEIPFKFHMLHSGLVHGLAFWFDVAFIGSIMTVWLSTAPTEPLTHWYQVRCLFQSPLFAKAGDTLSGTCLLIANKRQSYDISIVAQVDQTGSKSSNLLDLKNPFFRYTGTTPSPPPGSHYTSPSENMWNTGGTYNMSTGMGVAGMPTAYDLSSVIAGGTNVGHNNLIPLANTGIVNHTHSRMGSIMSTGIVQGSSSGQSGGTSSTHYPVNSQFTMGGPAISMASPMSITTNTMHYGS encoded by the exons aAGATGATGTCTGTGTGTTCAAGTGTTCTGTATCAAAGGAGACAGAATGCAGTCGAGTGGGCAAACAGTCCTTCATTATCACGCTGGGATGTAATAGTGTCCTTATACAGTTTGCTACGCCAAGTG ACTTCTGCTCATTTTATAATATCTTGAAAAACTGCCGGGGCCACAACGTGGAGCAATCAGTGTTCAGTGAGCGCACAGAAGAATCCTCTGCTGTGCAGTATTTCCAG TTTTATGGATACTTGTCCCAGCAACAAAACATGATGCAGGATTATGTCAGAACAGGCACATACCAGAGAGCGATCCTGCAAAACCATAGTGACTTTAAAGATAAG ATTGTATTAGATGTTGGCTGTGGTTCTGGCATCCTGTCATTTTTTGCAGCCCAGGCTGGGGCAAGAAAAATCTATGCAGTAGAAGCCAGCACAATGGCTCAACACGCAGAG GTTTTAGTGAAGAGTAACAACCTCACTGACCGAATTGTGGTCATTCCTGGGAAGGTAGAGGAAGTCTCACTCCCAGAACAGGTGGACATCATTATTTCTGAGCCAATGGGTTACATGCTTTTCAATGAACGTATGCTGGAGAGTTACTTGCACGCCAAGAAGTATTTAAAGCCTGGTG GAAATATGTTTCCAACAATTGGGGATGTCCACCTAGCACCATTCACAGATGAACAGCTCTACATGGAACAGTTCACCAAAGCTAACTTTTG GTATCAGCCGTCCTTCCATGGGGTAGATTTGTCAGCACTTCGAGGAGCAGCAGTAGATGAATATTTCAGGCAGCCTGTTGTG GATACCTTTGATATTAGGATTCTAATGGCCAAATCTGTTAAATACACAGTGAACTTCTTAGACGCCAAAGAAGCGGATTTGCACAG gATAGAAATCCCGTTCAAATTCCACATGCTGCATTCAGGTCTAGTCCATGGATTGGCTTTTTGGTTTGATGTAGCCTTCATTGGTTCAAT AATGACCGTTTGGCTGTCAACCGCTCCCACAGAACCTCTTACCCACTGGTACCAAGTCCGGTGCCTCTTTCAGTCTCCACTTTTTGCTAAGGCTGGTGACACCCTCTCAGGGACATGCCTGCTTATTGCCAACAAGAG GCAAAGTTATGACATCAGTATTGTTGCTCAAGTGGATCAGACGGGCTCCAAATCCAGCAACCTCCTTGACCTGAAAAACCCATTTTTCAG GTACACAGGTACAACTCCATCACCTCCGCCAGGCTCGCACTACACCTCTCCTTCAGAGAATATGTGGAATACAGGTGGCACCTACAACATGAGCACAGGGATGGGCGTTGCTG GGATGCCTACAGCCTATGACCTCAGCAGTGTGATTGCTGGTGGCACCAATGTTGGCCACAACAACCTTATTCCTCTAG CCAACACTGGGATTGTCAATCACACCCATTCCCGGATGGGATCCATCATGAGCACAGGAATTGTCCAAG GCTCATCCAGTGGTCAGAGTGGAGGAACCTCAAGCACTCACTACCCTGTCAACAGTCAGTTCACTATGGGAGGGCCGGCCATTTCCATGGCATCTCCCATGTCCATCACCACCAACACAATGCATTATGGGAGCTAA
- the yipf2 gene encoding protein YIPF2, with product MAASEELKFHEFDEAMDLLAVNANATTSSVGEQQSHTTVDMSSSYNEEPEPEEEDDKTELLSFQKKQSSFWTFEYYQAFFDVDTYQVLDRIKGSVLPVPGKNFIWHRLRHNPDLYGPFWICATLVFTLAISGNLSNFLEKMGSPSFHYSPQFHKVTIAAIVIYCYAWLVPLGLWGCLQWRKGAHVHTDAYTFLEMVCIYGYSLFVYIPTAILWLIPVPWLQWLLIVFAMGLSGSVLVLTFWPVIRADTKPAAFAILAIIISLHVLLAIGCKLYFFQKPNTTISPPVLHTTVAQHSRSTHPHLNTTAHLSI from the exons AATTCGATGAGGCTATGGATTTGCTGGCAGTGAATGCCAATGCCACTACTTCAAGTGTTGGTGAACAGCAGAGCCACACAACTGTGGATATGTCTTCCAGCTATAATGAAGAGCCAGAGCCTGAGGAAGAGGACGATAAAACTGAG CTGCTGAGTTTCCAGAAGAAGCAGTCCAGTTTCTGGACCTTTGAATATTACCAAGCATTCTTTGATGTTGACACGTATCAG GTGCTGGACAGAATAAAGGGGTCAGTTCTTCCAGTGCCAGGGAAGAACTTTATATGGCATCGCTTGCGGCACAACCCTGATCTGTATG GACCCTTCTGGATCTGTGCCACCTTGGTCTTCACACTGGCAATCAGTGGCAATTTATCTAACTTCCTGGAGAAAATGGGCAGTCCTTCCTTCCACTACAGCCCCCAGTTCCACAAAG TGACAATTGCAGCAATAGTTATCTACTGTTATGCCTGGCTGGTTCCTCTTGGCCTGTGGGGCTGCCTGCAGTGGCGGAAGGGAGCTCACGTCCACACAGACGCCTACACCTTTTTGGAGATGGTGTGCATCTACGGCTACTCCCTGTTTGTGTACATTCCCACTGCG ATCCTGTGGCTGATCCCAGTCCCATGGCTGCAATGGCTCCTAATCGTATTTGCAATGGGGCTCTCCGGCTCAGTTCTGGTCCTTACGTTTTGGCCAGTTATTCGTGCGGATACCAAGCCTGCTGCCTTTGCCATATTGGCTATCATTATTTCGCTGCATGTCCTCCTGGCCATTGGCTGCAAG CTATATTTCTTCCAGAAACCAAACACCACCATCTCTCCCCCTGTCCTCCACACAACAGTAGCCCAGCATAGTAGAAGTACACATCCTCACCTGAACACCACAGCCCACCTGTCGATATGA